DNA sequence from the Nicotiana tomentosiformis chromosome 3, ASM39032v3, whole genome shotgun sequence genome:
TCTatcgctgcctcgttaaaaaccttgccagcaAAACCTAATTGAGACATAAAATGaacaaaggaaaaaagagtgcagcacatacttttcgtttgagtgttgttcatcagcaataatatcttttgaggtgtgcaacATTCCAGTTGCTAGGCATCTTGTccccattctggttctccaacttgtatgaacctttcccagtgacAGCTAAAATctggtagggaccttcccatgttggacctagctttcccACATTGAGCTATCGGGTATTTTGTGTTACTTTCCTTAGAAaaaagtctcctactttgaaaaaattaaaattggctcttcgattgtaatatcgctccatcctctgcttttgagctgccattcttgCATGCACCAAGTCCCTGCAtccctcgagcagttccaagttgactaGCATTGCTTCGTTATTCGATTCTTCATTTGTctgagaatatctcaaagtgggttcgcccACTTCAACCGGGACTAAGGCTTCAACACTGTATAAGAGGGAAAAAAGAGTTTCTCCTGTACATGATTTGGCCATTGTtactcttcgggccatttgccttttgctgtTTCCAACtctttcttgaggttttgaatgatcactttgtttgttgactcctcTTGACCGTTTGCCCTTGGATGATAAGGCGAagatgtgattctctttattttcaagtcttcgaagaactttgtaacttttgcactgATAAACTATGGCTCATTGTCttatgctatctcttttggtattccgagccTGCATATTATATTTTCCcataggaaatcgaccacttcgcattctctgatcttctgataagaacctacttccacccatttagaaaaataatcagtcaaaattaaaagaaaccttacctttccgggagccggtGGCAGCAGTCTGACAATGTCCATCAGTCAATGTACAAGTGATGTGTagcattggcacttatcacattttcgtacgaaatctttggcgtcttgttccatgcgaggctAGTAATATCCTGCTCGTATCAATTTTAGCACCAAAGACTCTGCGCCTGAGTGATTTTCGCATATCCCTttcgtggatttctctcatgacatagtcagcttctgatgctcctaaaCACCAGGTCAGCGGGCCTTGAAatgattttctatacaattggcctttccTGAATCTATAACCTGTAGCTTTTGTGCGTAACGCTCCTGACACTTTAGGATCATCGGACAACTTTCCGTGCTCGAggtagtttattattttatttctccagtcccagaccagactagctGAATTCACCTCATAGTAAACATCTGTATCAAGGACTGAACTCATCAGTTGTACCACCATTACGGACTCTGATCCCTTTATTTTCGTCGATGAACataagtttgctaatgcatccgcttctgcgttatcctctctcgggatatgagtgattgaccactcacggaatcgtgccaaaagagcctggacctttatAGCGTATTGCTGTATAgattcttctttggtatcaaagatcccgtaaacctgatttaccaccagctatgagtcgcatttgatttcgataatctcggaatcaagtccccgggccaattcgagccctgcaatcaaagcttcatactctgtttcattgttagttaaaggaattGTTCTGatagcttgccttaaggtttccccagAAGGTGTGATTAAGACTATCCGAGCCctgacccttttacgttcgaggaTCCATCTGTAAATAAGGTCTAAACCCCTGATGTCAATTCTGACACCAtgactgcctccttggttgccaaaAATAGTAGTGCCGGACTAAATAGCCACGAAGTcggccaagacttgtgacttaattacaATTctcggtttatattctatgtcgaattcacacattttgatggcccatttggccaatctgcccgagagttcgggtttatgaaggatgttTCGCAAAgagaaagtagtcaccacagatATTGAGTGGCATTAGAAATAAGGCCTCAGCTTTCGAGCGACGAATACGAGAGCTAAGTCcaatttttccaaatgtgggtagcgagtttctgcttccgttaaaattttgctaatataataaataggaaactgcgtaccttcatcctcccggactaaaattgcacttaccgcaacttctgaaaccgcgaggtGGACCAACAATATTTcgccttcttttggttttaagATCAATGGAGGGCTTGAGAAGTACTTCTTCAGGTCTCTCAAAGCATGCTGCCACTCCGACGTCCattcaaaattgttcttcttttttagcaatGTAAAGAAGCGATGACACTTTTCGAACggccgggaaatgaacctgctcaaagctgctaaccttcctgtgagtctttggacttccttcacgtttgataattgatccgggatatcatctatggccttgattttgtcggggtttacctcaattcccctttgcgaACCAGAAATCCTAGGAACTTtccggagctgaccccgaacgcgcacttttctgggttaagtttcatgttatgcttcctcaggatatcgactgtttcttgcaaatgcttaaggtggtcacctgcattcaaagacttaacaagcatatcgtctatataaacttccatggtttttcctattttcttttcaaacatcttatttacgagctgttgataagtggctccggtgtttttcaacccgaaaggcattacattgtaacaatatgtacaaaaatttgttataaatgaagtcttttcctaatcttccgggttcatcttaatttggttgtacccgaaataaatatcaaggaaactcatcagtTCGTGATcagccgtggcatcaatcatttgatcgatatttggtagtggaaaagaatctttcgggcacgccttattaagatctttataatctacacacatatGAAATtgattgttcttcttaggaactactactacattggctagccagtcttgATATCTTACCTCTCTAACCGAACTGATTTTAGGCAAGCAGGTTACCTtttctttgacaaatttattcctggcctcggtGATAAGGCGCTTCTTCTGTCGTACCTgtggtacgttgggatccaaactcagcttgtgcacggCTATTTctgtcgggatacctgtcatatcctcgggcaaccatgccaaacaatcagcgttaattttaaaatatttaataaaactaGACCTGAGCTTGGGGTGCAGTCCTGTtcccaagtgaaattttctttctaaaaattCTTCGAACAATGACACTTGCTCTAGCTCCTCTGAATGGATTTCGTTGAATCTGTTTCTTCCGGAAcatggaaatatctcggcacatGATATTGTTCTGACGATTCCGCCCCTGGAATAATCTTTTCTAATTCGGGATTAGGCGCCAGTTCCTGTAATTGCTGTGTCGTGCGCTCCTTCCATTTGCTGCtagaaactgagattgcattcatctcccttgctgtcGGCTGGTCACCTATTATCTGCTTCATTCcttcgggcgttggaaacttcagTAATTGGTGATACGTCGAAGGTATGGCTTTCATCTCATGTAGccatggccttcccaagatgatgttgtaacccatatcaccatccactacttcgaagagagttgttttcattactccttcagcattcgTGAGCAGCAGGATATCTCCCCGGGTCATCACACTCGCAAGGTTGTATCCAGCAAGGAGTTTTGTTgtcggaataatgcttccggtgagtttagcttgttccaataccctccattgtatgatattaggcaaacttcctggatccactagaacacacttaattttaaaatctaacatatTTAAAGAGATTACCCGTGCATCATTGTGTGGTAACAGTAATCCATttgcgtcctcctccgtgaaagtgataagtatagacgtctccgtaccgatccgcaagactctactaaacctgctcaggactcctgagacctatgtaacctaggctctgatactaacttgtcacgacccaaaatcctaacctgtcgtgatggcgcctatctcaatactaggcaagccaaaaatatcAATGAACCACAACTTCTTTTaagtctgaaaatataatatttaaataaaatccacCAATCGTACAAATACAatacaaccactcccaaaacctggtgtcactgagtacatgagcatctaatatggatacaaatcTAGAAAATAAGGTcaataatagtctaagaccaaaatacagtaaacaaggagatagggaaataGAAACAAGATTTGCAAAATACggtagctacctctgaatctcctgaaaatcagctGTGCAGaaaaaatcaacacccactatgtccgggaatacctggatctgtacacgaaatgcaggatgtagtatgagtacaaccaactcagcaagtaacaataataaataaggaactgaagataatgacgagctacacagttacagttcatttccagtaattccagcaaagaatagacatgctttcaactccggcagtttaagtcaaatcaattttatactatTCAACTTcttgtaatccggatataaaatctttcagagaatttcgcaacaatgacagatagcaactaagtgcaacaaaaaatggaaagcaagtacagcctctcaggccaACAATCACTCCACTCGTCAGAAAATCTCAATGAACCACAACTTCTTTTaagtctgaaaatataatatttaaataaaatccaTGAATCGTACAAATACCAatacaaccactcccaaaacctggtgtcactgagaacatgagcatctaatatggatacaaatctgaaacataaggtctataatagtctaagaccaaaatacagtaaataaggagatagggaaagagagacaaggtctgcgaaacacgtcagctacctctgaatctcctgaAAATTAGTTGTGTGGAAAAaatcaacacctgctatgtcAGGGAATACTTGAATctacacacgaagtacagggtgtagtatgagtacaaccaactcagcaggtagaaataataaataaggaactgaagataatgacgagctacacagttacagttcatttccagtaattccagcaaagaatagacatgctttcaactccggcagtttaagtcaaataaattttatgttgttcaagttcatgtaatccggatatcatttcagagaatttcataacaatgacagatagaaactaagtgcaacaacaaatagaaagcaagtatagcctctcaggcCAACAATCACTCCAGTCGTCAGAACAACTCATTCGGCGCTTGGGCTTTAGGAGCCCCTCCTAAACAACTCATCCAGTGCttagaagtcactattggagatgacggtgtattatggatgcagggcatgctatgtgtgcctaatttaGATGGTTTGTATGAGCTGATTctctaggaagctcacagttcgcggtactctattcatccaggcaccgcgaagatgtatcaggatttgaggcagcactattggtggaggcggatgaagaaagatattattgggtttgtagctcagtgtttaaattgtcaacaggtaaagtacgagcatcagagactagGCGGATTGCTACtgagacttgaaatttcggagtggaagtgggagcgtattaccatggacttcatagttgggctcccacggaccttgagaaagtttgatgctgtttgggtgattgtagttcggctgaccaagtccgtacattttattccagttggtactaattattcttcagagcggttggctgggatttatattagcgagattgttcgcctacacggtgtgccagtgtccattatttcagatcggggcacgcagtttacatcacaattttggagagctgtgcagcgagaattgggcacacaggttaagttgagtacaatatttcaccctcatacggacggatagtccgagcgcactattcaaatattggaggatatgctacgtgcttgtgtcattgattttgggggttcttgggatcaatttttgccactcgcggagtttgcgtacaataatagctaccagtatagcattcagatggctctgtatgaagctttatatgggagacggtgtcggtctctggtgggttggtttgagccgggtgaggttagaatattgggtgctgacttggttcaggatgctttagagaaggtcaaagtgattcagaaacggcttcgcatggcgcagtctagacagaagagttatgccgaaaGGAAGGTCCGTGATATTACTTACATGGCTGGGGAGAatgttctgctcaagattttacccatgaaggttgtgttgaggttcgggaagaaaggcaagttgagccctcggtataattggccttttgagatacttaagaaaattagagaggttgattatgaacttgccttgccacctagtctatcaggtgttcatacagtgttccatgtatccatgctccgaaagtatgtcggggttctgtctcatattctggatttcagtacagtacagttgggcggtaatttgacttacgatgtggacccggtggctattttagatcggcaggttagaaaactgaggtcaaagagcatagcatcagtgaaggtgcagtggagaggctagatagtcggagaagctacttgggaggttgagcaggagatgcggagaaaatatccacacttatttgagactccaagtattatactaaactcgttcgaggacgaacgtttgtttaagagggggagaatgtaatgacccggccggtcgttttggatattataaccttgtttccccatttactgctccaattatgctttatagttgg
Encoded proteins:
- the LOC138907658 gene encoding uncharacterized protein, with the protein product MLDFKIKCVLVDPGSLPNIIQWRVLEQAKLTGSIIPTTKLLAGYNLASVMTRGDILLLTNAEGVMKTTLFEVVDGDMGYNIILGRPWLHEMKAIPSTYHQLLKFPTPEGMKQIIGDQPTAREMNAISVSSSKWKERTTQQLQELAPNPELEKIIPGAESSEQYHVPRYFHVPEETDSTKSIQRS